The Paenibacillus sp. MBLB1832 genome has a window encoding:
- a CDS encoding phytanoyl-CoA dioxygenase family protein — MRKKALNILTHEQIKTYNDQGYLVLRNVFSEKEAKVIQSECDQLLTLGEYTDPFNIRAGHKNYADGSVAIERLDPVHDISAVFADLVKDERILSPLRDIYLDEPTLFKDKLIFKLPGANGYSMHQDAAWWQGFPIEGLISVMVAIDGASKVNGGLELFPGYHERLRSTPGELRNMNAAEIEEIDPSTGVIVETNPGDMIIFHSFTPHQSGANRSEVSRKQLYLTYSPSKNGDLYKAHYQHYQRYNLLGKDTSSYYFL; from the coding sequence ATGAGAAAGAAAGCTTTAAACATTCTAACGCATGAGCAGATTAAAACGTATAACGATCAGGGATACTTAGTACTGCGTAATGTATTCTCCGAGAAGGAAGCGAAAGTCATTCAGTCAGAATGCGATCAATTGTTAACATTAGGCGAATATACAGACCCATTTAATATTCGAGCGGGGCACAAGAATTACGCGGATGGAAGTGTAGCCATTGAACGTCTGGATCCTGTACATGACATTTCTGCCGTGTTCGCAGATCTAGTTAAGGACGAGCGCATTTTGTCGCCGCTTAGAGATATTTATTTGGATGAGCCTACACTTTTTAAGGACAAATTGATTTTCAAACTTCCTGGTGCCAATGGGTATTCCATGCATCAAGATGCAGCCTGGTGGCAAGGATTTCCTATTGAGGGTTTGATTTCAGTCATGGTAGCGATTGATGGGGCATCGAAGGTGAATGGCGGTCTTGAATTGTTTCCGGGATATCATGAAAGACTGCGTTCCACGCCGGGTGAGCTTCGTAATATGAATGCGGCAGAAATAGAAGAGATTGATCCGAGTACGGGTGTGATTGTAGAAACGAATCCTGGCGATATGATCATATTTCACTCCTTTACCCCGCATCAAAGTGGAGCAAACCGCTCAGAGGTTAGCCGAAAACAGCTATATTTGACCTATTCCCCAAGTAAAAACGGTGACTTATACAAGGCTCATTACCAGCATTACCAACGTTATAATCTCCTTGGCAAAGATACATCAAGCTACTATTTTCTATAA